In one Nitrospirota bacterium genomic region, the following are encoded:
- a CDS encoding arsenic resistance protein translates to MLRRALEMLHNFRLLPVFVIISMVIGIAISKWYGISDFQLTPPIDAIKAIFHGSYEFSLPNTIALGIVAGLFMMIYPAMANIRFEDLGKAVRSPKQLLIVMFFNYAIAPFFMLLLAKVFLSGEPDLYTGLVLYGIAPCIAMVIVFTYLAAGNGPLAIILVAVNSIIQMILIPVYAKLLLGEIVFDVWVVGESVVLYLGIPLAAGILTRFLGVRKFGEEWFHKLKFYLDTLSIAGLLFTLVVMFALKGDLILERPFLIVQMAIPMTIFFWVMFVIVYLTGWKMGLDYKDAVAVGFNSTGRDFEIAIAIAITAFSPAVALATVIGPLIEVPVMLVLVWFAKKTEYRLFGSSGKRKEELI, encoded by the coding sequence ATGCTCAGAAGGGCACTTGAAATGCTGCACAACTTCAGGCTTCTGCCGGTCTTTGTTATCATCAGTATGGTCATCGGCATTGCAATCAGCAAGTGGTATGGCATTTCGGACTTCCAGCTGACGCCACCAATTGATGCCATCAAGGCAATCTTTCACGGCTCGTATGAATTCAGCCTTCCAAACACCATTGCCCTCGGCATTGTGGCCGGCCTCTTTATGATGATCTACCCTGCGATGGCAAATATCAGGTTTGAGGATTTAGGCAAGGCGGTTCGCTCGCCAAAACAGCTCCTGATAGTCATGTTTTTCAACTATGCCATAGCGCCATTCTTCATGCTCCTGCTCGCAAAGGTCTTTTTGAGCGGAGAACCTGACCTGTACACAGGGCTCGTTCTTTACGGAATAGCCCCCTGTATTGCAATGGTGATAGTCTTTACATATCTTGCCGCAGGAAACGGCCCCCTTGCCATAATCCTTGTGGCCGTTAACTCTATAATACAGATGATCCTTATACCGGTTTATGCAAAGCTCCTTTTGGGAGAGATAGTTTTTGATGTATGGGTGGTTGGGGAGAGTGTGGTACTTTATCTCGGCATACCGCTTGCAGCCGGAATACTTACCAGATTTCTCGGGGTCAGGAAGTTTGGCGAGGAGTGGTTTCATAAACTGAAATTTTACCTTGATACCCTATCCATTGCAGGTTTGTTGTTTACACTCGTTGTGATGTTTGCCCTGAAGGGTGATTTGATACTTGAAAGACCTTTCCTGATAGTTCAGATGGCTATACCGATGACTATCTTCTTCTGGGTAATGTTTGTAATTGTCTATCTCACGGGCTGGAAAATGGGGCTTGATTATAAGGATGCCGTTGCCGTGGGCTTTAACTCTACAGGAAGGGATTTTGAGATAGCAATAGCAATAGCAATAACGGCATTCAGCCCTGCAGTGGCGCTTGCCACAGTAATCGGCCCATTGATTGAAGTGCCGGTAATGCTTGTGCTTGTCTGGTTTGCAAAGAAGACGGAGTATAGGCTTTTTGGCTCTTCAGGCAAACGAAAGGAGGAATTGATATGA
- a CDS encoding arsenate reductase ArsC has translation MVKVMFLCTGNSCRSQMAEGLARKLGHGRVAVYSAGLIPAGVNPYAKRVMKEIGIDISGQESKAIDEGLLRKMDVIITLCGNAALSCPVTPLEIKRLHWPIEDPVGTIGTDEEILEAFRKARDEIRERIEGFLAETR, from the coding sequence ATGGTTAAGGTAATGTTTTTATGTACGGGAAATTCCTGCCGCTCGCAGATGGCAGAGGGGCTTGCGCGGAAACTCGGGCATGGGCGGGTAGCGGTATACAGCGCAGGACTTATACCGGCGGGGGTAAATCCCTATGCCAAAAGGGTAATGAAGGAGATAGGGATTGATATTTCCGGTCAAGAATCAAAAGCCATTGATGAAGGACTGCTCAGGAAGATGGATGTAATAATTACCCTGTGCGGCAATGCAGCGCTGTCATGTCCGGTGACACCTCTGGAGATCAAGCGCCTTCACTGGCCCATAGAGGATCCTGTGGGAACCATAGGAACCGATGAAGAGATATTGGAAGCGTTCAGAAAGGCAAGGGATGAGATAAGGGAACGGATCGAGGGATTTCTTGCCGAAACAAGATAG
- a CDS encoding metalloregulator ArsR/SmtB family transcription factor, producing the protein MRDFILQAKAVADETRVRILKLLDGRELCVCQLMDILGMGQSTVSKHLGILKTAGLVECRRSGTWTFYRLPDKLINTYNLDFIKLLSSCLGDDALILEDKKRLKEAVKQDIKVLCRPGKKGSNSKR; encoded by the coding sequence TTGAGAGATTTTATTTTACAGGCAAAGGCCGTAGCTGATGAGACGCGGGTGAGGATATTGAAACTCCTTGACGGCCGGGAGCTGTGTGTCTGCCAGTTGATGGACATATTGGGTATGGGACAGTCAACGGTCTCAAAACATCTCGGGATACTGAAGACAGCCGGGCTCGTAGAATGCAGAAGATCCGGAACCTGGACCTTCTATCGCCTGCCGGATAAATTGATAAACACCTATAATCTCGACTTCATAAAACTCCTCTCTTCATGCCTCGGGGATGATGCCCTGATACTGGAGGACAAAAAGAGGTTAAAAGAGGCGGTCAAACAGGATATAAAGGTCTTGTGCAGGCCTGGCAAAAAGGGGAGCAACAGCAAAAGATAA